One window from the genome of Danaus plexippus chromosome 24, MEX_DaPlex, whole genome shotgun sequence encodes:
- the LOC116776067 gene encoding voltage-dependent calcium channel type D subunit alpha-1-like isoform X5 has product MVPLFHIAFLVLFVIIIYAIIGLELFSGVLHDTCFDNVTKKMVEEPTPCSRDADVGNHCEEGQICRDYWLGPNFGITNFDNIGYSMLTVFQCITLEGWTDIMYAIADVKGNTWVWIYFVSLVIFGNFFVMNLILGVLSGEFSKEREKAKNRGDFQKSRERQQFEEDLKGYLNWITVAEELDLENDQGQKEEDRDAQGNKKERRSNDGSQSNVNGDPPTTVSCKIYCRRFDKVNRRMRRACRKAVKSQTFYWAIIVLVFLNTLVLATEHYGQEPWLDHFQNYANVLFVVLFSTEMLVKMYALGFQGYFVSLFNRFDCFVMVCSIVELGLTYTNNIPQLGISVLRCVRLLRVFKVTKYWRSLSNLVASLLNSIQSIFSLLLLLFLFIMIFALLGMQVFGGRFDYAAEEQKERHNFDSFWQAVLTMFQILTGEDWNVVMYHGINAYGGVGTPGMLASIYFIIIFICGNYILLNVFLAIAVDNLGDAEDMDEEIVKEKEDADNPEAGNPQLDEERGETDDEYVNEEEGYSSEGSEHEYEETGSEEDVEGEEQDQGDNANNALVAVEKQNGDIKKADSPPKRQPTISARPRRLSEVEIKTQEKPIPDGSSFFIFSKTNWFRVTCYKIQNNSWFRNLILLCILASSLMLAMEDPVGRKGNENWSEMLRKIDYVFTTVFTVELVLKLITYGFIFHKDAFCRSAFNLLDLLVVIVSLISSSGNNNVSYIKILRVFRVLRPLRAINRAKGLKHVVQCVIVAIKTIGNILLVTNLLQFMFAVMGVQMFKGKFCQCTDNSKVTRDECQGSYLIYENGSPKIKDRVWIRNKFNFDDVLSGMLTLFTVSTFEGWPGLLSTSMDSNEENHGPVENSRPLVAFFYISYIIVIAFFMVNIFVGFVIVTFQKEGEQEFKDCELDKNQRNCIEFALKAKPVRRYIPKHRIQYKTWWFVTSQRFEYVIFFFIVLNTIALMMKYHDAKPDYKRVLDYLNMILTTVFMLEFVFKLAAFRFKNYFGDAWNTTDFILVVGSIIDIVVTQVNEYKEPNEFGSTKESKEVHDNGTHLKYIAFFRLFRAMRLIKLLSRGERIRTLLWTFIKSFQALPYVALLIVLLFFIYAVVGMQLFGKVQEDDEIITRNNNFQTFGGALMVLFRSATGEAWQEIMMALSPNDSEHPGEPVGCLHDEGDPPSEESCGTRLAYPYFISFSLLCTFLIINLFVAVIMDNFDYLTRDWSILGPHHLDEFVRLWSEYDPDAKGRIKHLDIVTLLRKISPPLGFGKLCPHRTACKRLVSMNMPLNSDGTVNFNATLFAVVRTQLQIKTTGVIDECNTELRAIIKKVWKRTSPKLLDQVVPPPGDPNEITVGKFYATFLIQDYFRRNHAFRKRKEQAAAASVQTNQMTLQAGLRTLHEAGPELKRAISGNLDEVVAETVEPMHRRNHTLFGAVWTSIKKGRESFYHPPPNRVKTTSNGKKEGQSLSWMMQRELGLDGKIPEDENKFEDINHSDGEEEIAMQPLLHGKDSEKIFKVIEKTSNDLMQSLRNNYRDRMPQNRNNVPYCVENPAENLITRVLTEQGLGKYCDREFVASTAREMQDALDLTQEEMDAAANQIILQERNMNRSQRPDDVESILCRQYHPFHQPAIHPPAKQK; this is encoded by the exons ATGGTGCCATTATTCCACATCGCGTTCCTCGTGTTGTTCGTCATCATCATCTACGCTATCATAGGACTCGAGCTGTTCTCGGGTGTTTTGCATGACACCTGTTTTGACAACGTCACta AGAAGATGGTGGAAGAGCCAACTCCGTGCTCCAGAGACGCCGATGTTGGTAATCACTGTGAGGAGGGTCAGATCTGTCGTGACTATTGGCTTGGACCAAACTTCGGGATCACCAACTTCGACAACATCGGATACTCCATGCTGACGGTGTTCCAGTGCATCACACTCGAGGGCTGGACAGACATTATGTACGCC atagCAGATGTAAAAGGCAACACGTGGGTGTGGATATATTTTGTGTCATTGGTTATTTTTGGAAATTTCTTTGTTATGAACCTTATTCTTGGTGTCTTATCTGG AGAATTCTCGAAGGAAAGAGAGAAGGCAAAAAATCGTGGAGATTTCCAGAAATCTCGTGAAAGGCAACAATTCGAAGAAGATCTGAAAGGATATTTGAACTGGATCACTGTTGCCGAGGAGTTGGACCTTGAGAATGATCAAGGACAGAAGGAGGAAGATCGAGACGCTCAAG GAAACAAAAAGGAGCGCAGAAGTAATGATGGCTCCCAGAGTAACGTTAACGGAGACCCGCCAACCACAGTTTCTTGCAAGATATATTGCAGACGATTTGATAAG GTGAACCGTCGTATGCGTCGCGCGTGTCGCAAGGCGGTCAAGTCCCAGACGTTCTACTGGGCTATCATCGTACTCGTCTTCCTGAACACTTTAGTGCTGGCCACAGAACACTACGG tCAAGAACCCTGGCTAGATCACTTCCAGAATTATGCAAACGTGCTGTTTGTGGTCCTGTTTTCCACTGAGATGCTCGTCAAGATGTACGCTTTGGGATTTCAg GGCTACTTCGTGTCTCTCTTCAATCGATTCGACTGCTTCGTGATGGTGTGTTCTATTGTGGAGCTTGGCCTCACGTACACCAACAACATACCGCAGCTCGGTATCTCCGTGTTGCGATGCGTTCGGCTGCTGAGGGTCTTCAAGGTCACCAA GTATTGGCGATCTCTATCAAACCTCGTGGCGTCTCTTCTAAATTCGATCCAGTCAATTTTCTCTCTCCTCCTTCTCCTCTTCCTCTTCATCATGATATTTGCCCTCCTTGGCATGCAGGTATTCGGTGGAAGATTTGACTACGCAGCGGAAGAACAAAAAGAGAGACATAATTTTGACTCCTTCTGGCAGGCCGTGCTGACAATGTTTCAA ATTCTAACCGGCGAGGATTGGAACGTCGTGATGTATCATGGCATCAACGCGTACGGAGGCGTCGGCACGCCGGGCATGTTGGCGTCTATATACTTCATCATAATATTCATTTGCGGCAACT ATATTCTTTTGAACGTGTTCTTGGCTATCGCGGTCGACAACTTAGGTGACGCTGAAGATATGgatgaagagattgttaagGAGAAGGAG gACGCTGATAATCCAGAAGCAGGTAATCCACAACTGGATGAAGAAAGAGGTGAGACAGACGACGAGTACGTCAACGAAGAAGAAGGGTATTCCAGTGAGGG ATCGGAACATGAGTATGAGGAGACGGGTTCGGAGGAAGACGTCGAGGGAGAGGAACAGGACCAGGGAGACAACGCCAATAACGCACTAGTAGctgttgaaaaacaaaatg GCGATATAAAAAAAGCAGATTCTCCGCCCAAGCGACAACCAACAATATCGGCTCGACCGAGAAGACTCTCCGAGGTGGAGATCAAGACCCAGGAGAAGCCGATACCTGATGGCAGCAGCTTTTTCATCTTTTCTAAAACTAATTG GTTCCGAGTCACGtgttacaaaatacaaaacaattctTGGTTTAGAAATTTGATTCTGCTTTGCATTTTGGCGTCGTCACTGATGTTGGCAATGGAAGATCCCGTTGGGAGGAAGGGCAATGAGAACTGGAGTGAA ATGCTTCGTAAGATCGACTACGTGTTCACAACCGTGTTCACGGTCGAGCTGGTGTTGAAGCTGATCACCTACGGGTTCATCTTCCACAAGGACGCCTTCTGTCGGTCCGCTTTTAACTTGTTAGATCTGCTGGTGGTCATCGTGTCGCTTATATCCTCGAGCGG TAACAATAATGTGTCATACATAAAGATTTTGAGAGTATTCCGAGTGTTGAGACCGCTCAGAGCCATCAATAGAGCGAAGGGATTAAAG CACGTAGTTCAGTGCGTGATCGTTGCTATAAAAACGATAGGCAACATTTTGCTGGTGACCAATCTTCTTCAGTTCATGTTCGCTGTAATGGGGGTGCAAATGTTCAAG GGTAAATTTTGTCAATGCACAGATAATTCCAAAGTGACGAGAGACGAGTGTCA aggTTCTTATCTGATATACGAGAATGGTTCACCAAAGATCAAAGACAGGGTATGGATACggaataagtttaatttcgaTGACGTCCTGAGTGGGATGTTGACTTTGTTCACCGTATCCACGTTCGAAGGATGGCCGGG cTTATTGTCAACCTCGATGGACTCCAATGAGGAGAACCATGGGCCGGTAGAGAACTCTCGACCGCTGGTGGCGTTCTTCTATATCAGCTACATCATTGTGATAGCATTCTTTATG GTTAATATTTTCGTGGGTTTCGTCATAGTAACATTCCAAAAGGAGGGAGAACAGGAATTCAAGGATTGTGAACTAGACAAGAATCAAAGGAATTGTATCGAGTTTGCCCTCAAAGCTAAACCTGTCAGGAG GTACATTCCCAAGCACCGCATCCAGTACAAGACCTGGTGGTTCGTGACGTCACAGCGCTTCGAGTACGTCATTTTCTTCTTCATCGTCCTGAACACCATCGCTCTGATGATGAAGTATCACGACGCCAAGCCGGACTATAAAAGA GTCTTGGATTATCTGAATATGATACTGACGACAGTTTTCATGTTGGAGTTCGTGTTTAAGTTGGCTGCCTTCAGATTCAAG aacTACTTCGGTGACGCTTGGAACACGACGGATTTCATTCTGGTCGTCGGTAGCATTATAGACATTGTTGTCACACAGGTTAATGAGTATAAAGAACCGAATGAG TTCGGCTCAACGAAGGAAAGTAAAGAGGTACACGATAAt ggaacacatttaaaatacatagcaTTCTTCCGATTATTTCGTGCAATGAGACTTATAAAGCTTTTGTCTCGGGGCGAGCGGATACGAACGTTACTGTGGACATTCATAAAGTCTTTCCAAGCCCTGCCGTATGTCGCCTTATTGATTGTCTTGTTGTTCTTCATCTACGCGGTGGTCGGTATGCAG TTGTTCGGCAAAGTTCAGGAAGACGATGAAATAATCACGAGGAACAACAACTTCCAAACATTCGGCGGCGCTTTGATGGTGTTGTTTAGATCAGCCACAG GCGAGGCATGGCAGGAGATAATGATGGCGTTGTCACCAAACGACTCGGAGCACCCTGGCGAGCCGGTCGGCTGTCTGCATGATGAAGGGGATCCGCCCTCGGAGGAGAGCTGCGGCACGCGCCTCGCATACCCTTACTTCATATCCTTCTCGTTGTTGTGTACTTTCCTG attattAACTTATTCGTGGCTGTCATTATGGACAACTTTGATTATTTGACACGAGATTGGTCCATTCTCGGACCTCATCATTTAGACGAATTTGTGAG ACTTTGGAGTGAATACGATCCAGATGCTAAAGGAAGAATTAAACACCTGGACATAGTGACGTTGTTAAGGAAAATAAGTCCACCGCTGG GTTTCGGTAAGCTGTGCCCTCACAGGACAGCTTGCAAGCGTCTCGTGTCCATGAACATGCCTCTCAACTCTGACGGTACCGTCAACTTTAACGCCACATTGTTTGCCGTCGTAAGAACTCAGCTGCAGATAAAAACCACGG GTGTGATAGATGAATGCAATACTGAATTACGAGCCATCATAAAGAAGGTATGGAAGAGGACCTCGCCGAAGCTCTTGGACCAGGTGGTACCACCTCCCGGGGATCCTAACGAGATCACCGTCGGGAAGTTTTACGCCACCTTCCTCATACAAGATTACTTCCGAAG gaACCATGC ATTCCGTAAACGCAAGGAGCAAGCTGCTGCGGCGTCGGTTCAGACGAACCAGATGACGTTACAAGCCGGTCTTAGGACGCTGCACGAGGCTGGACCAGAACTCAAGCGAGCCATCTCCGGGAACCTGGACGAGGTCGTCGCCGAAACCGTAGAACCAATGCATAGA CGTAATCACACACTTTTCGGCGCGGTGTGGACGAGCATCAAGAAGGGGCGGGAGAGCTTCTACCATCCCCCGCCCAATAGAGTCAAAACGACTTCGAATG GGAAGAAAGAGGGTCAGTCGTTGAGTTGGATGATGCAGAGAGAGTTGGGCCTCGATGGAAAAATCCCAGAAGACGAAAA TAAATTTGAAGACATCAACCACAGTGACGGCGAAGAAGAGATAGCTATGCAACCCTTACTGCACGGGAAGGATTCCGAGAAGATATTCAAAGTTATCGA AAAAACATCCAACGATTTAATGCAGAGTTTGAGAAACAACT ATCGTGACAGGATGCCACAAAACAGAAACAACGTGCCTTATTGTGTAGAAAACCCAGCGGAAAATCTTATTACTCGT GTTCTAACGGAGCAGGGTCTGGGCAAGTACTGTGACCGCGAGTTCGTCGCCAGCACCGCCCGGGAGATGCAGGACGCCCTCGACCTCACGCAGGAGGAAATGGATGC CGCTgctaatcaaattattttgcaagAAAGAAACATGAACCGGTCCCAAAGGCCTGATGATGTG GAGAGCATTCTGTGTCGTCAGTACCACCCGTTTCACCAGCCAGCCATTCATCCACCGGCGAAGCAGAAATAG
- the LOC116776067 gene encoding muscle calcium channel subunit alpha-1-like isoform X2 has protein sequence MADQVQVTDATTPDAEAPDTGQAAAKPQPRKQARPRGKPQPEKPERSLFCLGKKNPIRKFCYDVIEWKPFEYMILTTIFANCIALAVFTPYPAGDTNNTNQILEKVEWIFMAIFTCECVMKIIAYGFLFHPGAYLRNTWNSLDFTIVTIGIASQILQNISKDLFDVKALRAFRVLRPLRLVSGVPSLQIVLNSILKAMVPLFHIAFLVLFVIIIYAIIGLELFSGVLHDTCFDNVTKKMVEEPTPCSRDADVGNHCEEGQICRDYWLGPNFGITNFDNIGYSMLTVFQCITLEGWTDIMYAIADVKGNTWVWIYFVSLVIFGNFFVMNLILGVLSGEFSKEREKAKNRGDFQKSRERQQFEEDLKGYLNWITVAEELDLENDQGQKEEDRDAQGNKKERRSNDGSQSNVNGDPPTTVSCKIYCRRFDKVNRRMRRACRKAVKSQTFYWAIIVLVFLNTLVLATEHYGQEPWLDHFQNYANVLFVVLFSTEMLVKMYALGFQGYFVSLFNRFDCFVMVCSIVELGLTYTNNIPQLGISVLRCVRLLRVFKVTKYWRSLSNLVASLLNSIQSIFSLLLLLFLFIMIFALLGMQVFGGRFDYAAEEQKERHNFDSFWQAVLTMFQILTGEDWNVVMYHGINAYGGVGTPGMLASIYFIIIFICGNYILLNVFLAIAVDNLGDAEDMDEEIVKEKEDADNPEAGNPQLDEERGETDDEYVNEEEGYSSEGSEHEYEETGSEEDVEGEEQDQGDNANNALVAVEKQNGDIKKADSPPKRQPTISARPRRLSEVEIKTQEKPIPDGSSFFIFSKTNWFRVTCYKIQNNSWFRNLILLCILASSLMLAMEDPVGRKGNENWSEMLRKIDYVFTTVFTVELVLKLITYGFIFHKDAFCRSAFNLLDLLVVIVSLISSSGNNNVSYIKILRVFRVLRPLRAINRAKGLKYVVKCVFASIKSIGNIFLINHMLQFMFAVVGIQLFKGKFCQCTDNSKVTRDECQGSYLIYENGSPKIKDRVWIRNKFNFDDVLSGMLTLFTVSTFEGWPGLLSTSMDSNEENHGPVENSRPLVAFFYISYIIVIAFFMVNIFVGFVIVTFQKEGEQEFKDCELDKNQRNCIEFALKAKPVRRYIPKHRIQYKTWWFVTSQRFEYVIFFFIVLNTIALMMKYHDAKPDYKRVLDYLNMILTTVFMLEFVFKLAAFRFKNYFGDAWNTTDFILVVGSIIDIVVTQVNEYKEPNEFGSTKESKEVHDNGTHLKYIAFFRLFRAMRLIKLLSRGERIRTLLWTFIKSFQALPYVALLIVLLFFIYAVVGMQLFGKVQEDDEIITRNNNFQTFGGALMVLFRSATGEAWQEIMMALSPNDSEHPGEPVGCLHDEGDPPSEESCGTRLAYPYFISFSLLCTFLIINLFVAVIMDNFDYLTRDWSILGPHHLDEFVRLWSEYDPDAKGRIKHLDIVTLLRKISPPLGFGKLCPHRTACKRLVSMNMPLNSDGTVNFNATLFAVVRTQLQIKTTGVIDECNTELRAIIKKVWKRTSPKLLDQVVPPPGDPNEITVGKFYATFLIQDYFRRNHAFRKRKEQAAAASVQTNQMTLQAGLRTLHEAGPELKRAISGNLDEVVAETVEPMHRRNHTLFGAVWTSIKKGRESFYHPPPNRVKTTSNGKKEGQSLSWMMQRELGLDGKIPEDENKFEDINHSDGEEEIAMQPLLHGKDSEKIFKVIEKTSNDLMQSLRNNYRDRMPQNRNNVPYCVENPAENLITRVLTEQGLGKYCDREFVASTAREMQDALDLTQEEMDAAANQIILQERNMNRSQRPDDVESILCRQYHPFHQPAIHPPAKQK, from the exons ATGGCGGATCAAGTTCAAGTAACCGATGCCACGACGCCGGACGCCGAGGCGCCAGACACTGGCCAGGCCGCCGCCAAGCCACAGCCACGGAAACAGGCAAGGCCAAGAGGGAAGCCACAACCAGAGAAGCCTGAAAGAAGTCTGTTCTGTCTAGGGAAAAAGAATCCGATAAGAAAATTTTGCTATGACGTAATCGAATGGAA ACCGTTCGAATATATGATATTGACAACGATATTCGCCAATTGCATAGCGCTGGCTGTCTTCACCCCCTACCCTGCAGGGGACACAAACAACACAAATCAAATATTG GAAAAGGTGGAATGGATCTTTATGGCCATCTTCACCTGCGAGTGCGTGATGAAGATTATAGCTTACGGATTCCTGTTTCATCCTGGCGCCTATCTCAGGAATACTTGGAACAGTCTCGACTTCACTATTGTGACGATTGG TATAGCCAGTCAGATActtcaaaacatttcaaaagaCCTATTCGATGTAAAAGCATTGAGAGCCTTTAGAGTGCTTCGTCCTCTGCGATTGGTTTCGGGAGTTCCAA GTCTTCAAATCGTGCTCAACTCAATATTGAAGGCGATGGTGCCATTATTCCACATCGCGTTCCTCGTGTTGTTCGTCATCATCATCTACGCTATCATAGGACTCGAGCTGTTCTCGGGTGTTTTGCATGACACCTGTTTTGACAACGTCACta AGAAGATGGTGGAAGAGCCAACTCCGTGCTCCAGAGACGCCGATGTTGGTAATCACTGTGAGGAGGGTCAGATCTGTCGTGACTATTGGCTTGGACCAAACTTCGGGATCACCAACTTCGACAACATCGGATACTCCATGCTGACGGTGTTCCAGTGCATCACACTCGAGGGCTGGACAGACATTATGTACGCC atagCAGATGTAAAAGGCAACACGTGGGTGTGGATATATTTTGTGTCATTGGTTATTTTTGGAAATTTCTTTGTTATGAACCTTATTCTTGGTGTCTTATCTGG AGAATTCTCGAAGGAAAGAGAGAAGGCAAAAAATCGTGGAGATTTCCAGAAATCTCGTGAAAGGCAACAATTCGAAGAAGATCTGAAAGGATATTTGAACTGGATCACTGTTGCCGAGGAGTTGGACCTTGAGAATGATCAAGGACAGAAGGAGGAAGATCGAGACGCTCAAG GAAACAAAAAGGAGCGCAGAAGTAATGATGGCTCCCAGAGTAACGTTAACGGAGACCCGCCAACCACAGTTTCTTGCAAGATATATTGCAGACGATTTGATAAG GTGAACCGTCGTATGCGTCGCGCGTGTCGCAAGGCGGTCAAGTCCCAGACGTTCTACTGGGCTATCATCGTACTCGTCTTCCTGAACACTTTAGTGCTGGCCACAGAACACTACGG tCAAGAACCCTGGCTAGATCACTTCCAGAATTATGCAAACGTGCTGTTTGTGGTCCTGTTTTCCACTGAGATGCTCGTCAAGATGTACGCTTTGGGATTTCAg GGCTACTTCGTGTCTCTCTTCAATCGATTCGACTGCTTCGTGATGGTGTGTTCTATTGTGGAGCTTGGCCTCACGTACACCAACAACATACCGCAGCTCGGTATCTCCGTGTTGCGATGCGTTCGGCTGCTGAGGGTCTTCAAGGTCACCAA GTATTGGCGATCTCTATCAAACCTCGTGGCGTCTCTTCTAAATTCGATCCAGTCAATTTTCTCTCTCCTCCTTCTCCTCTTCCTCTTCATCATGATATTTGCCCTCCTTGGCATGCAGGTATTCGGTGGAAGATTTGACTACGCAGCGGAAGAACAAAAAGAGAGACATAATTTTGACTCCTTCTGGCAGGCCGTGCTGACAATGTTTCAA ATTCTAACCGGCGAGGATTGGAACGTCGTGATGTATCATGGCATCAACGCGTACGGAGGCGTCGGCACGCCGGGCATGTTGGCGTCTATATACTTCATCATAATATTCATTTGCGGCAACT ATATTCTTTTGAACGTGTTCTTGGCTATCGCGGTCGACAACTTAGGTGACGCTGAAGATATGgatgaagagattgttaagGAGAAGGAG gACGCTGATAATCCAGAAGCAGGTAATCCACAACTGGATGAAGAAAGAGGTGAGACAGACGACGAGTACGTCAACGAAGAAGAAGGGTATTCCAGTGAGGG ATCGGAACATGAGTATGAGGAGACGGGTTCGGAGGAAGACGTCGAGGGAGAGGAACAGGACCAGGGAGACAACGCCAATAACGCACTAGTAGctgttgaaaaacaaaatg GCGATATAAAAAAAGCAGATTCTCCGCCCAAGCGACAACCAACAATATCGGCTCGACCGAGAAGACTCTCCGAGGTGGAGATCAAGACCCAGGAGAAGCCGATACCTGATGGCAGCAGCTTTTTCATCTTTTCTAAAACTAATTG GTTCCGAGTCACGtgttacaaaatacaaaacaattctTGGTTTAGAAATTTGATTCTGCTTTGCATTTTGGCGTCGTCACTGATGTTGGCAATGGAAGATCCCGTTGGGAGGAAGGGCAATGAGAACTGGAGTGAA ATGCTTCGTAAGATCGACTACGTGTTCACAACCGTGTTCACGGTCGAGCTGGTGTTGAAGCTGATCACCTACGGGTTCATCTTCCACAAGGACGCCTTCTGTCGGTCCGCTTTTAACTTGTTAGATCTGCTGGTGGTCATCGTGTCGCTTATATCCTCGAGCGG TAACAATAATGTGTCATACATAAAGATTTTGAGAGTATTCCGAGTGTTGAGACCGCTCAGAGCCATCAATAGAGCGAAGGGATTAAAG TATGTTGTCAAGTGCGTTTTTGCTTCCATAAAATCAATTGGCAACATCTTCCTCATAAACCACATGTTGCAATTCATGTTCGCGGTTGTCGGTATACAATTATTCAAG GGTAAATTTTGTCAATGCACAGATAATTCCAAAGTGACGAGAGACGAGTGTCA aggTTCTTATCTGATATACGAGAATGGTTCACCAAAGATCAAAGACAGGGTATGGATACggaataagtttaatttcgaTGACGTCCTGAGTGGGATGTTGACTTTGTTCACCGTATCCACGTTCGAAGGATGGCCGGG cTTATTGTCAACCTCGATGGACTCCAATGAGGAGAACCATGGGCCGGTAGAGAACTCTCGACCGCTGGTGGCGTTCTTCTATATCAGCTACATCATTGTGATAGCATTCTTTATG GTTAATATTTTCGTGGGTTTCGTCATAGTAACATTCCAAAAGGAGGGAGAACAGGAATTCAAGGATTGTGAACTAGACAAGAATCAAAGGAATTGTATCGAGTTTGCCCTCAAAGCTAAACCTGTCAGGAG GTACATTCCCAAGCACCGCATCCAGTACAAGACCTGGTGGTTCGTGACGTCACAGCGCTTCGAGTACGTCATTTTCTTCTTCATCGTCCTGAACACCATCGCTCTGATGATGAAGTATCACGACGCCAAGCCGGACTATAAAAGA GTCTTGGATTATCTGAATATGATACTGACGACAGTTTTCATGTTGGAGTTCGTGTTTAAGTTGGCTGCCTTCAGATTCAAG aacTACTTCGGTGACGCTTGGAACACGACGGATTTCATTCTGGTCGTCGGTAGCATTATAGACATTGTTGTCACACAGGTTAATGAGTATAAAGAACCGAATGAG TTCGGCTCAACGAAGGAAAGTAAAGAGGTACACGATAAt ggaacacatttaaaatacatagcaTTCTTCCGATTATTTCGTGCAATGAGACTTATAAAGCTTTTGTCTCGGGGCGAGCGGATACGAACGTTACTGTGGACATTCATAAAGTCTTTCCAAGCCCTGCCGTATGTCGCCTTATTGATTGTCTTGTTGTTCTTCATCTACGCGGTGGTCGGTATGCAG TTGTTCGGCAAAGTTCAGGAAGACGATGAAATAATCACGAGGAACAACAACTTCCAAACATTCGGCGGCGCTTTGATGGTGTTGTTTAGATCAGCCACAG GCGAGGCATGGCAGGAGATAATGATGGCGTTGTCACCAAACGACTCGGAGCACCCTGGCGAGCCGGTCGGCTGTCTGCATGATGAAGGGGATCCGCCCTCGGAGGAGAGCTGCGGCACGCGCCTCGCATACCCTTACTTCATATCCTTCTCGTTGTTGTGTACTTTCCTG attattAACTTATTCGTGGCTGTCATTATGGACAACTTTGATTATTTGACACGAGATTGGTCCATTCTCGGACCTCATCATTTAGACGAATTTGTGAG ACTTTGGAGTGAATACGATCCAGATGCTAAAGGAAGAATTAAACACCTGGACATAGTGACGTTGTTAAGGAAAATAAGTCCACCGCTGG GTTTCGGTAAGCTGTGCCCTCACAGGACAGCTTGCAAGCGTCTCGTGTCCATGAACATGCCTCTCAACTCTGACGGTACCGTCAACTTTAACGCCACATTGTTTGCCGTCGTAAGAACTCAGCTGCAGATAAAAACCACGG GTGTGATAGATGAATGCAATACTGAATTACGAGCCATCATAAAGAAGGTATGGAAGAGGACCTCGCCGAAGCTCTTGGACCAGGTGGTACCACCTCCCGGGGATCCTAACGAGATCACCGTCGGGAAGTTTTACGCCACCTTCCTCATACAAGATTACTTCCGAAG gaACCATGC ATTCCGTAAACGCAAGGAGCAAGCTGCTGCGGCGTCGGTTCAGACGAACCAGATGACGTTACAAGCCGGTCTTAGGACGCTGCACGAGGCTGGACCAGAACTCAAGCGAGCCATCTCCGGGAACCTGGACGAGGTCGTCGCCGAAACCGTAGAACCAATGCATAGA CGTAATCACACACTTTTCGGCGCGGTGTGGACGAGCATCAAGAAGGGGCGGGAGAGCTTCTACCATCCCCCGCCCAATAGAGTCAAAACGACTTCGAATG GGAAGAAAGAGGGTCAGTCGTTGAGTTGGATGATGCAGAGAGAGTTGGGCCTCGATGGAAAAATCCCAGAAGACGAAAA TAAATTTGAAGACATCAACCACAGTGACGGCGAAGAAGAGATAGCTATGCAACCCTTACTGCACGGGAAGGATTCCGAGAAGATATTCAAAGTTATCGA AAAAACATCCAACGATTTAATGCAGAGTTTGAGAAACAACT ATCGTGACAGGATGCCACAAAACAGAAACAACGTGCCTTATTGTGTAGAAAACCCAGCGGAAAATCTTATTACTCGT GTTCTAACGGAGCAGGGTCTGGGCAAGTACTGTGACCGCGAGTTCGTCGCCAGCACCGCCCGGGAGATGCAGGACGCCCTCGACCTCACGCAGGAGGAAATGGATGC CGCTgctaatcaaattattttgcaagAAAGAAACATGAACCGGTCCCAAAGGCCTGATGATGTG GAGAGCATTCTGTGTCGTCAGTACCACCCGTTTCACCAGCCAGCCATTCATCCACCGGCGAAGCAGAAATAG